Proteins co-encoded in one Rudaeicoccus suwonensis genomic window:
- a CDS encoding aminoglycoside phosphotransferase family protein, protein MPMNFGGEAIPASFRELVEGRAADVGVSGDDWLASLPGIVDHCVRQWSLRLDGPVWHGQCALVLPCHRDGEPVVLKVSWPHEEARLEHLALQNWHGRGAVRLLAADPAHWAMLLESVAHDADLTDPPLLDAIEVIGGLFTRLDRPATPQFTRLSECAERWITLCRSGSRLVPRRLTDQAAGLLSELAPDCDGRLIHRDLHYENVLAAQREPWLAIDPKPLSGEWEFAVAPLLWNRWDHAAAAHNVRTHLRLRLGVVAEAAGLDESRALAWTFARMVLNAVWEAQEPIPDDEWISQCITIAKAMTD, encoded by the coding sequence ATGCCAATGAATTTCGGCGGTGAGGCGATCCCGGCATCCTTCCGCGAGTTGGTCGAAGGGCGAGCCGCCGACGTCGGCGTGAGTGGCGACGACTGGCTTGCGTCATTGCCGGGGATCGTCGACCACTGCGTTCGGCAGTGGTCGCTGCGTCTCGACGGGCCGGTGTGGCACGGTCAGTGCGCGCTCGTGCTGCCCTGCCATCGCGATGGCGAGCCGGTCGTCCTCAAGGTCAGTTGGCCGCACGAGGAGGCCCGCCTGGAGCACCTCGCGCTGCAGAACTGGCATGGACGAGGCGCGGTCAGGCTGCTCGCGGCTGATCCGGCGCACTGGGCGATGCTGCTCGAATCGGTGGCCCATGACGCCGACCTCACCGACCCTCCGCTGCTGGATGCGATCGAGGTCATCGGCGGCCTGTTCACCCGCCTCGACCGGCCGGCGACTCCGCAGTTCACGCGATTGAGCGAGTGCGCCGAACGCTGGATCACCCTGTGCCGCAGTGGTTCTCGGCTGGTGCCGCGACGGTTGACCGACCAGGCGGCCGGGCTGCTCTCCGAACTTGCGCCGGACTGCGACGGCAGGCTGATCCACCGGGATCTGCACTATGAGAACGTTCTGGCCGCGCAGCGCGAGCCGTGGCTCGCGATCGACCCCAAGCCGCTCTCGGGCGAGTGGGAGTTCGCCGTCGCACCGCTGCTGTGGAACCGGTGGGATCACGCCGCGGCAGCACACAACGTGCGCACCCACCTTCGACTGCGCCTCGGCGTGGTGGCAGAGGCAGCCGGGCTGGACGAGTCCCGAGCACTGGCCTGGACGTTCGCGCGCATGGTGCTCAACGCAGTCTGGGAAGCGCAGGAACCGATCCCGGACGACGAGTGGATCTCGCAGTGCATCACTATCGCCAAGGCGATGACCGACTGA
- a CDS encoding DUF4439 domain-containing protein — protein sequence MTHMPDRVPPRKTSRRTLLLATVGTTALGLTGCDIRLKKNAPDIPGIAAQGPPENQAALLALLAGVRAATTNDVPTSTSWVSRLAMMHRAQLTTLEAVMASEGIAVPAASVATSAPASSTSSPTSSTSSTAVTEPTAAQLLTIEKVGLTASLLSEVSKLTTSDLPMGAAVLATRVAATRLLGSPITLAPQSTPPTTAIVAVLPNLRAAVYGLETIIAKTPENARSRAQATLTVLYAARSSYEATAAGAAPVEPPGYDLPIQPTTDAARSRLAQQLLGTLVTTIASQVGQTHHQPAQFAGLVQLWGDVTGLSWQWGSTPAAFPGLL from the coding sequence ATGACGCACATGCCGGATCGGGTGCCGCCACGCAAAACCAGCCGTCGGACGCTGTTGCTGGCCACCGTCGGAACAACCGCTCTCGGACTCACCGGCTGCGACATACGGCTCAAGAAGAACGCGCCCGACATCCCTGGCATTGCGGCGCAGGGTCCGCCGGAGAATCAGGCCGCGCTACTCGCTCTGCTGGCCGGCGTGCGGGCAGCGACCACGAATGACGTCCCCACATCCACCTCGTGGGTGTCTCGACTGGCAATGATGCACCGGGCCCAGCTGACCACACTCGAGGCCGTGATGGCCAGTGAGGGCATCGCGGTGCCGGCGGCGTCGGTGGCAACGTCCGCACCTGCCTCCTCGACGTCCTCGCCCACCTCGTCCACCTCGTCCACGGCTGTGACCGAACCGACCGCCGCCCAGCTGCTGACCATCGAGAAGGTCGGTCTGACCGCCTCATTGCTGTCGGAGGTCTCGAAGCTCACCACCTCGGACCTGCCCATGGGGGCCGCCGTGCTGGCGACCCGCGTCGCCGCCACACGCTTGCTGGGATCGCCGATCACGCTTGCCCCGCAGAGCACTCCCCCCACGACCGCGATCGTCGCGGTGCTGCCGAATCTGCGCGCCGCGGTCTACGGACTCGAGACGATCATCGCCAAGACCCCTGAGAACGCTCGCAGTCGGGCGCAAGCAACGCTGACTGTGCTGTATGCCGCGCGGTCTTCCTACGAGGCGACTGCCGCCGGTGCTGCCCCGGTCGAGCCGCCGGGCTACGACCTGCCGATCCAGCCCACGACCGATGCGGCGCGCAGCCGGTTGGCGCAGCAGCTGCTCGGCACCCTGGTCACGACGATCGCCAGTCAGGTCGGCCAGACCCACCACCAGCCGGCGCAATTCGCCGGACTCGTGCAGCTCTGGGGCGACGTGACCGGGCTGAGTTGGCAGTGGGGATCAACGCCTGCGGCCTTCCCCGGATTGCTGTGA
- a CDS encoding nitrite/sulfite reductase translates to MVTRTNGQWALGEHTPLNSNEQFKLDDDGLNVRARIEQVYSRKGFASIDPSDLRGRMRWWGLYTQRKEGIDGGRTATLEPEELDAEFFMMRVRVDGGALTTEQLRVIADISVEFARNTADLTDRQNIQYHWIRIEDVPEIWRRLEAVGLSTTEACGDCPRVVLGSPVAGVSADEVIDATPAIDEITRRFIGDPTLSNLPRKFKTSVAWLPDCAPEINDLSFVGVEHPTLGYGFDVLVGGGLSTNPRLAERLGVFVTLEQVPDVWHAVVQVFRDYGYRRLRNKARLKFLMADWGPQKFREVLETEYLKQPLPDGPAAAIGGTTLDHIGVHRQQDGRSYIGFAPIAGRVSGVTLAEVADAAEQAGSHRVRLTPYQKLLVLDVSDDAVQPLTERLSHVGLQSDPSPWRRSVMACTGLEFCKLAIVETKARAHTLVAELERRLADIELDTPLSIHLNGCPNSCARIQVADIGLKGQIVTDGEGRQVEGYQVRLGGRLGQDAEFGRKVRALKVTADDLGDYVERVTRTYVDTRSPGEPFAQWAVRVDESALQ, encoded by the coding sequence GTGGTAACAAGAACGAATGGTCAATGGGCGCTGGGTGAACACACCCCGCTGAACTCGAACGAGCAGTTCAAGCTCGACGACGACGGTCTCAACGTCCGTGCGCGGATCGAACAGGTTTATTCACGTAAGGGCTTCGCCTCGATCGACCCCAGTGACCTGCGCGGCCGGATGCGCTGGTGGGGGCTCTACACCCAGCGCAAGGAGGGCATCGACGGTGGTCGCACGGCGACGCTGGAGCCGGAAGAACTCGACGCAGAGTTCTTCATGATGCGGGTGCGCGTCGACGGGGGAGCGCTCACCACGGAACAACTGCGCGTCATCGCGGACATCTCGGTGGAGTTCGCAAGGAACACAGCCGATCTCACCGACCGGCAGAACATTCAGTACCACTGGATCCGCATCGAGGACGTTCCCGAGATCTGGCGGCGCCTGGAGGCTGTGGGGTTGTCGACCACCGAGGCCTGCGGCGACTGCCCGCGCGTGGTGCTGGGATCACCGGTCGCCGGCGTCAGCGCCGACGAGGTCATCGACGCGACCCCCGCGATCGACGAGATCACCCGCCGGTTCATCGGTGACCCGACGTTGTCCAACCTGCCTCGTAAGTTCAAGACCTCGGTCGCCTGGCTGCCGGACTGCGCTCCCGAAATCAACGACCTGTCCTTCGTCGGTGTCGAACACCCCACGCTGGGTTATGGATTCGATGTCCTTGTCGGCGGGGGGCTGTCGACCAACCCACGTCTGGCTGAGCGTCTCGGAGTTTTCGTGACGCTGGAGCAGGTGCCCGACGTGTGGCACGCCGTCGTGCAGGTCTTCCGCGACTACGGCTATCGCCGGTTGCGCAACAAGGCGCGGCTGAAATTCCTCATGGCCGACTGGGGCCCGCAGAAGTTCCGCGAGGTGCTTGAAACCGAGTACCTCAAGCAGCCGCTTCCGGACGGACCGGCAGCTGCCATCGGTGGCACGACGCTGGATCACATCGGCGTGCACCGGCAGCAGGACGGCCGCTCCTACATCGGCTTCGCCCCGATCGCCGGCCGGGTGAGCGGGGTGACCCTCGCCGAGGTGGCGGACGCCGCGGAGCAGGCCGGGTCGCATCGGGTTCGCCTCACGCCCTACCAGAAGCTCCTCGTCCTCGACGTGAGCGACGATGCCGTGCAGCCGCTGACGGAACGGCTGAGTCACGTAGGTCTGCAATCGGATCCGTCGCCGTGGCGACGTTCGGTCATGGCATGCACCGGCCTCGAGTTCTGCAAGCTGGCGATCGTCGAGACCAAGGCCCGTGCACACACCCTCGTGGCCGAGTTGGAGCGGCGCCTTGCGGACATCGAGCTCGACACGCCGCTGTCGATTCACCTCAACGGCTGCCCCAACTCCTGCGCGCGCATTCAGGTCGCGGACATCGGTCTCAAGGGCCAGATCGTCACCGACGGCGAGGGACGTCAGGTCGAGGGCTACCAGGTGCGCCTCGGTGGTCGCCTCGGTCAGGATGCCGAATTCGGTCGCAAGGTCCGCGCGCTGAAGGTCACCGCTGACGATCTCGGTGACTACGTCGAGCGGGTGACGCGCACGTATGTCGACACCCGTTCTCCCGGTGAGCCATTCGCCCAGTGGGCGGTTCGCGTCGACGAGTCGGCGCTGCAATGA
- a CDS encoding phosphoadenylyl-sulfate reductase, with translation MSALDVDLRALAVEAAERLEEASAQDVIAWAAETFGSRVAVAGSMQDTVLIHLASSVVPGIEVLFLDTGYHFAQTLQTRDRVADRYPVRVRTLHPRQTVAEQDADFGAALHDRDPDLCCALRKTQPLDDALDDYDAWATGLRRVESPSRASTAVVSYDARRDKVKLAPLAAWTDDDVAAYSSKHGLIANPLLQQGYPSIGCAPCTSRVAAGGDSRAGRWADSDKTECGIHL, from the coding sequence ATGAGCGCGCTCGACGTGGATCTGCGCGCGCTCGCTGTGGAGGCGGCCGAGCGGCTGGAGGAGGCCTCGGCTCAAGACGTGATCGCCTGGGCTGCAGAGACTTTCGGGTCACGAGTGGCTGTTGCCGGATCCATGCAGGACACGGTGCTGATCCACCTGGCAAGCAGTGTCGTGCCCGGCATCGAGGTGCTCTTCCTCGACACCGGGTACCACTTCGCGCAGACGCTGCAGACTCGTGACCGGGTCGCCGATCGATATCCGGTACGGGTGCGCACCCTGCACCCTCGCCAGACCGTCGCTGAGCAGGACGCCGACTTCGGGGCGGCGCTGCACGATCGGGATCCCGACCTGTGCTGCGCGCTGCGCAAAACCCAGCCGCTTGATGACGCCCTCGACGACTACGACGCCTGGGCCACCGGCCTGCGCCGGGTGGAGTCGCCGTCTCGAGCATCCACGGCGGTCGTCTCCTACGATGCGCGCCGCGACAAGGTCAAGCTGGCGCCTCTCGCGGCCTGGACCGACGACGACGTCGCGGCATACAGCTCGAAGCATGGCCTGATCGCGAATCCCCTTTTGCAACAGGGGTATCCGTCAATCGGGTGCGCGCCGTGCACGTCCCGAGTCGCAGCCGGTGGTGACAGCCGCGCGGGACGGTGGGCGGACAGTGACAAGACCGAGTGCGGAATCCACCTGTGA
- the cysC gene encoding adenylyl-sulfate kinase, translating into MSGGSTIWLTGLSGAGKTTIAQALAAELSAVGNRVQVLDGDELRTNLSAGLGFSRQDRNTHVERVGFVAQLLATHGVTVIVPVIAPYADARARVRSSHETRGLTFREVYVATSLQECRRRDVKGLYARSAAGEIAAMTGVDDPYEPPTDPDLVLDTEHVSIDAAVARVRSLLTELKETA; encoded by the coding sequence GTGAGCGGCGGCAGCACGATCTGGCTGACCGGACTGTCCGGCGCAGGCAAGACCACCATCGCGCAGGCACTGGCAGCTGAGCTGAGCGCGGTCGGCAACCGTGTCCAGGTGCTCGACGGCGACGAGTTGCGCACGAATCTGTCTGCCGGGCTTGGCTTTTCGCGGCAGGACCGCAATACCCACGTCGAGCGGGTGGGCTTCGTTGCCCAGTTGCTCGCCACACACGGTGTGACGGTGATCGTGCCGGTCATCGCGCCCTATGCCGACGCCCGGGCGCGGGTGCGGTCCTCGCACGAAACTCGCGGCCTGACCTTCCGCGAGGTGTATGTCGCAACCTCTCTGCAGGAGTGCCGACGTCGTGACGTCAAAGGCCTCTACGCCCGCTCCGCAGCCGGCGAGATCGCCGCGATGACCGGAGTCGACGACCCCTACGAACCACCCACCGACCCCGACCTGGTGCTGGACACCGAGCACGTGTCGATCGACGCCGCCGTCGCGCGCGTGCGATCGCTGCTCACTGAGCTGAAGGAGACCGCATGA
- the cysD gene encoding sulfate adenylyltransferase subunit CysD, which produces MTTVTALPTDSALRELEAEAIEIIREVVAEFDRPALLFSGGKDSAVLLHLARKAVWPAPLGITLLHVDTGHNLQEVLDFRDALVADGGHRLVVAEVEQWLADGRLAERPDGTRNPLQTVPLLDTIVEQKFDALLGGARRDEDRARAKERIFSVRDAFGGWDPRRQRPELWNIYNGRHAPGEHTRVFPISNWTELDVWRYIAAEDVALPSIYYAHDRDVFERAGMLLTPGPWGGPKPGEALQRLRVRYRTVGDGSCTGAVLSTATTVDEVIEEISVSRITERGATRADDRLSEAAMEDRKREGYF; this is translated from the coding sequence ATGACGACCGTGACGGCGCTGCCCACCGACTCCGCACTGCGCGAGTTGGAGGCCGAAGCCATCGAGATCATCCGGGAGGTCGTCGCCGAATTCGACCGCCCAGCCTTGCTTTTCAGTGGTGGCAAAGACTCCGCCGTGTTGCTGCATCTTGCGCGTAAGGCGGTCTGGCCGGCACCGCTGGGCATCACCTTGTTGCATGTCGACACCGGCCACAACCTGCAGGAGGTCCTCGACTTCCGCGATGCCCTCGTCGCCGACGGCGGTCACCGCCTGGTGGTCGCCGAGGTCGAGCAGTGGCTGGCCGACGGACGTCTCGCCGAGCGCCCCGACGGCACCCGCAACCCGCTGCAGACGGTTCCACTGCTCGACACGATCGTCGAGCAGAAGTTCGACGCACTGCTCGGGGGAGCGCGACGTGATGAGGACCGCGCCCGCGCCAAGGAACGGATCTTCTCGGTGCGTGACGCCTTCGGCGGCTGGGACCCACGCCGACAGCGTCCGGAGCTCTGGAACATCTACAACGGCCGGCACGCACCCGGTGAACACACCCGCGTCTTCCCGATCTCCAACTGGACCGAGCTCGATGTGTGGCGCTACATCGCGGCGGAGGATGTCGCGCTGCCGAGCATCTACTACGCACATGACCGGGATGTCTTCGAGCGTGCCGGCATGCTGCTGACTCCCGGTCCCTGGGGCGGTCCCAAGCCGGGAGAAGCCCTGCAACGACTGCGAGTTCGTTATCGCACCGTCGGCGACGGCTCGTGTACCGGAGCCGTCCTCAGCACTGCCACGACGGTCGACGAGGTCATCGAGGAGATCTCGGTGAGCCGCATCACCGAACGCGGCGCGACCAGGGCCGACGACCGGCTGTCCGAAGCGGCGATGGAAGACCGCAAACGTGAAGGGTATTTCTAG
- a CDS encoding sulfate adenylyltransferase subunit 1, with translation MSDQLRLVVAGSVDDGKSTLVGRLLHDTKSILADQFESTLRASEGRGATEIDLALLTDGLRAEREQGITIDVAYRYFATPARSFVLADTPGHVQYTRNTVTGASTADAAVVLVDVRGGVSVQTRRHAAVLALLRVPHVIFAVNKMDAIDWSEQRFAEVADQIRDVAARVGLVSPAIVPISALTGANVVAPGPDWYAGLPLLTLLEQLPARPDEIDAPFRMPVQLVIRPRTAEHPDYRGLAGRVASGTIAVGDSITAHPSGATSVVSAIDGPTGPLDRASAGQSVTVRLADELDVARGEVLTDDAGIASSRAFDAVLTWLDERPAKARQRVLIKAGTKTTRGLLSAATSTWDVDDLRWREAREDLHLNDIGRVNVQLADPVAVDDYADHRATGAFLVIDPDSGATLAAGLTGADLGQLVH, from the coding sequence ATGAGCGATCAATTGCGCCTGGTCGTCGCCGGCTCCGTCGACGACGGCAAGTCCACCCTCGTTGGGCGGCTGCTGCACGACACGAAGTCGATCCTGGCCGACCAGTTCGAGTCCACGCTGCGCGCGAGTGAGGGTCGTGGCGCCACCGAGATCGATCTGGCGCTGCTGACCGACGGACTGCGGGCCGAACGTGAGCAGGGCATCACGATCGACGTGGCATACCGCTACTTCGCCACTCCGGCACGCAGCTTCGTGCTGGCCGACACCCCGGGGCACGTGCAGTACACCCGCAACACGGTCACCGGAGCGTCGACGGCCGATGCCGCAGTCGTGCTGGTCGATGTGCGTGGTGGCGTCTCGGTGCAGACGAGGCGGCACGCCGCCGTGCTGGCGTTGCTGCGGGTGCCGCACGTGATCTTCGCGGTCAACAAGATGGATGCGATCGACTGGTCGGAGCAGCGCTTCGCCGAGGTCGCCGACCAGATCCGCGATGTCGCCGCGCGGGTCGGTCTGGTGTCACCGGCGATCGTGCCGATCAGTGCTCTCACCGGAGCGAATGTCGTTGCACCGGGTCCTGATTGGTATGCCGGGCTGCCGCTGCTGACCCTCCTCGAACAGCTGCCGGCGCGCCCGGATGAGATCGATGCGCCATTCCGTATGCCGGTGCAACTGGTCATCCGCCCGCGCACCGCCGAGCACCCCGACTACCGAGGTCTGGCCGGTCGCGTCGCGTCCGGAACGATCGCCGTCGGTGACTCGATCACCGCCCACCCGAGCGGCGCCACCTCCGTCGTGTCCGCGATCGACGGCCCGACCGGTCCGTTGGATCGGGCGTCGGCAGGTCAGTCGGTCACGGTGCGCCTCGCCGACGAACTCGACGTGGCTCGCGGCGAGGTGCTGACCGACGACGCAGGCATCGCCTCCTCCCGCGCGTTCGACGCCGTGCTGACCTGGCTCGACGAACGCCCGGCCAAAGCTCGACAGCGCGTTCTGATCAAGGCCGGGACGAAGACCACCCGCGGCCTGCTGTCTGCTGCGACGTCGACCTGGGATGTCGATGACCTGCGGTGGCGTGAGGCTCGAGAAGACCTGCACCTGAACGACATCGGCCGGGTGAACGTGCAGCTGGCGGATCCGGTCGCCGTCGACGACTACGCCGACCATCGAGCGACGGGTGCCTTCCTGGTCATCGATCCCGATTCCGGGGCGACTCTCGCAGCCGGGCTGACCGGCGCCGATCTCGGCCAGCTTGTCCACTGA
- a CDS encoding ABC transporter substrate-binding protein: MTRHSLATVLTVPVVAALAIASLSGCSRRTSSADDIATAGARTSPAAQLRLGYFPNVTHAVPVLGVADGTYRKDLGSTKLTTQTFNAGPAATEALVAGSVDAVYVGPNPAINAYVKTGGAVRLIAGGASGGAALVVKQGITSIADLAGKTLADPQLGGTQDIALKYFLKQHGFTVNGSGPKNVTVVSEDNAQTLQLFQQGTIDGGWLPEPWATRLEVQGGAHQLVNEKSQWPGGNFITTNLLVSTKYLNAHPDTIEALLRAQVQTAEYIRANPAKAAIQIDAALTKLNGKALPKGVTAKALANVSVGWDPYAASLQEVAAHAVDVGLLKKPDLAGLYDLTPLNNVLKSLGLPAVSADGLEAKAAS; the protein is encoded by the coding sequence ATGACACGTCATTCTCTGGCGACGGTGCTCACCGTGCCCGTCGTCGCCGCACTTGCCATCGCTTCGCTCAGCGGGTGCTCCCGAAGGACCTCGAGCGCCGACGACATCGCGACCGCGGGCGCGAGGACCAGCCCGGCCGCGCAGCTGCGGCTGGGGTACTTTCCGAATGTCACGCATGCCGTCCCGGTCCTGGGCGTCGCCGACGGCACCTACCGCAAAGACCTCGGCTCCACAAAGCTGACCACCCAGACGTTCAACGCGGGGCCGGCCGCGACCGAGGCACTGGTGGCCGGCTCCGTGGACGCTGTGTATGTCGGACCGAATCCCGCGATCAACGCCTACGTCAAGACCGGCGGCGCTGTCCGCCTCATCGCGGGTGGCGCATCCGGAGGAGCAGCCCTGGTCGTCAAGCAGGGCATCACCTCGATCGCCGATCTGGCAGGCAAGACCCTGGCTGACCCGCAACTGGGCGGCACCCAGGACATCGCGTTGAAGTACTTCCTCAAGCAGCACGGCTTCACCGTCAACGGCTCCGGCCCCAAGAACGTCACGGTGGTATCCGAGGACAACGCCCAGACGCTGCAACTGTTCCAGCAGGGCACCATCGACGGTGGTTGGTTGCCCGAGCCGTGGGCCACCCGCCTGGAGGTGCAGGGCGGAGCGCACCAGCTGGTGAACGAGAAGTCGCAGTGGCCCGGCGGCAACTTCATCACCACCAACCTGCTTGTCTCGACGAAGTACCTCAACGCGCATCCGGACACCATCGAGGCGTTGCTGCGGGCGCAGGTCCAGACCGCCGAATACATCCGCGCCAACCCGGCCAAGGCCGCGATTCAGATCGATGCGGCGCTGACGAAGCTCAACGGCAAGGCGCTGCCCAAGGGCGTGACCGCGAAAGCGCTCGCGAATGTCAGCGTCGGCTGGGACCCGTACGCAGCCAGTCTGCAAGAGGTCGCAGCGCACGCGGTCGACGTCGGTCTGTTGAAGAAGCCCGATCTCGCCGGCCTCTACGACCTCACGCCACTGAACAATGTGCTGAAATCTCTTGGCCTTCCAGCGGTTTCGGCTGATGGTCTGGAAGCGAAGGCAGCGTCATGA
- a CDS encoding ABC transporter ATP-binding protein — protein MSLVDERMPQTVEATAPRARVRGLGKTFRQGNRSVVALDGIDLDVAPGEFVTVLGASGCGKSTLLQLLAGLDRPTTGTIETSEQPALMFQESALFPWLTAAGNIDLALRLAGVPRAQRRDRVHELLEVVRLGAAGDRRVHELSGGQRQRIALARSLAQGSNLLLMDEPFAALDAITRDVLHEELTRLWQRTGMSVVFVTHNVREAVRLGQRVVLLSSRPGRVLRTWEVELSQPRSIEDPGVGALSAEITTALRQEISRHATS, from the coding sequence ATGAGTCTTGTCGACGAACGTATGCCGCAGACGGTCGAGGCGACCGCTCCTCGTGCACGAGTGCGCGGACTCGGCAAGACGTTTCGGCAGGGCAATCGGTCGGTGGTCGCGCTCGACGGCATCGATCTCGACGTCGCGCCGGGGGAGTTCGTCACGGTGTTGGGAGCTTCCGGCTGCGGTAAGAGCACTCTGCTGCAATTGCTCGCCGGCCTCGACAGGCCGACCACCGGCACGATCGAGACGAGCGAGCAACCGGCGCTGATGTTTCAGGAGTCGGCACTGTTCCCGTGGCTGACGGCGGCCGGCAACATCGACCTGGCGCTGCGCCTGGCTGGGGTGCCGCGCGCGCAGCGCCGCGACCGGGTGCACGAACTGCTGGAGGTGGTTCGTCTCGGCGCTGCTGGTGACCGCCGCGTGCACGAACTCTCCGGTGGGCAGCGGCAGCGAATCGCGTTGGCGCGCAGTCTTGCTCAGGGATCCAACCTGTTGCTGATGGATGAGCCGTTTGCTGCGCTCGATGCGATCACGCGGGATGTGCTGCACGAGGAGCTGACCAGGTTGTGGCAGCGCACCGGCATGAGCGTCGTCTTCGTGACGCACAACGTGCGAGAGGCAGTCCGGCTCGGGCAACGAGTCGTGTTGCTGTCGTCCCGGCCGGGCCGGGTACTGCGCACCTGGGAGGTCGAGCTGTCGCAACCACGCAGCATCGAGGATCCGGGCGTCGGAGCACTGTCGGCAGAAATCACCACGGCGTTGCGTCAGGAGATCAGTCGTCATGCCACTTCGTGA
- a CDS encoding ABC transporter permease produces MPLRERTRSAARTSGEQSSNGQPDRIRADSRRTDVDRPEIDNLDSVSDGLDALEVVPSQRRRVDWVAIVAPVLVLAAFVGVWQFIWWTAWKPESTLPAPATVGSTLWSEITDGTAGSAIWTSLSRGLFGFAIAVVVGTVLGVLVGQVSLLRKGFRPILSALQSLPSVAWVPFALMWYGLGTGTIYFVILLGAVPSIANGLIGGLDQTPPLLRRAGIVLGAKRVQLVRRVLLPAALPTYVTGLKQGWAFAWRSLMAAEVIVNSPDLGTGLGQLLENGRELLDMPTVISSILLILAVGIVVDLCIFGPVERKVLRDRGLTGSGL; encoded by the coding sequence ATGCCACTTCGTGAACGCACCCGCTCCGCTGCGCGTACGAGTGGCGAGCAGTCTTCGAACGGGCAGCCTGATCGCATCCGCGCCGACAGCCGCCGGACCGACGTCGATCGGCCGGAGATCGACAACCTCGACTCCGTCAGCGACGGACTGGACGCGTTGGAGGTCGTGCCCTCCCAGCGGCGGCGCGTCGACTGGGTCGCGATCGTTGCGCCGGTGCTCGTCCTCGCAGCCTTTGTCGGCGTCTGGCAGTTCATCTGGTGGACCGCATGGAAGCCGGAGTCGACCCTGCCCGCGCCTGCCACGGTCGGCAGCACGCTGTGGAGCGAGATCACCGACGGCACAGCGGGTTCGGCGATCTGGACCAGTCTGAGCCGCGGGCTGTTCGGGTTCGCGATCGCGGTGGTGGTCGGGACGGTGCTCGGTGTGCTCGTCGGCCAGGTCTCGTTGCTGCGCAAAGGTTTCCGGCCGATCCTGTCCGCGCTGCAGTCGCTGCCGTCCGTGGCGTGGGTGCCGTTCGCGCTGATGTGGTACGGCCTTGGCACCGGCACGATCTACTTCGTGATCCTGCTGGGCGCCGTCCCATCGATCGCGAACGGTCTCATCGGCGGACTCGACCAGACTCCTCCGCTGCTGCGCCGTGCCGGAATCGTCCTAGGCGCCAAGAGAGTCCAGCTCGTGCGACGGGTGCTGCTGCCAGCGGCGCTCCCGACATACGTAACGGGTCTCAAGCAGGGGTGGGCCTTCGCCTGGCGATCGCTGATGGCGGCGGAGGTCATCGTCAACAGTCCCGACCTCGGCACCGGTCTCGGCCAGCTGCTCGAGAACGGCCGCGAGCTGCTCGACATGCCGACGGTGATCTCGTCGATCCTGCTGATCCTGGCCGTCGGCATCGTGGTCGATCTGTGCATCTTCGGACCCGTCGAACGCAAGGTGCTGCGCGATCGGGGGCTCACCGGGTCGGGGTTGTGA
- the rimP gene encoding ribosome maturation factor RimP, with product MSANPSARTSRIAADVTEVLAPIGLLVEDISVAPAGKRRIVRVLVDRVIADDADPEAQVPPLDLDEVAEATRVVSECLDETDAMGEQPYVLEVSSPGTDRPLVLPRHFRRNIGRLIRLDGEGNVAGRIRRADAEGFDLEVVGKAGRMSVRTVTYADEPRAHVELEFNRPDGGEDD from the coding sequence ATGAGCGCGAACCCATCCGCCCGAACTTCGCGGATCGCCGCAGATGTGACCGAGGTCCTCGCTCCGATCGGATTACTGGTCGAGGACATCTCCGTCGCACCCGCCGGCAAGCGTCGCATCGTCCGTGTGCTGGTCGACCGTGTCATCGCCGATGATGCAGACCCGGAGGCACAGGTGCCGCCGCTCGATCTCGACGAGGTCGCCGAGGCCACCCGCGTCGTGAGCGAGTGTCTCGACGAGACCGACGCCATGGGCGAGCAGCCCTACGTGCTCGAGGTGAGCTCGCCGGGCACCGATCGACCCTTGGTCCTGCCACGGCACTTCCGGCGCAACATCGGACGACTGATCCGGCTCGACGGCGAAGGCAATGTCGCCGGCCGTATCCGCCGGGCGGATGCCGAGGGCTTCGACCTCGAGGTTGTCGGCAAGGCCGGCCGGATGTCTGTCCGCACTGTGACGTATGCCGATGAGCCGCGCGCTCACGTGGAACTCGAATTCAACCGGCCCGACGGCGGAGAGGACGACTGA